In Streptomyces sp. NBC_00341, the DNA window AAGACGATCGGGTCGCCGTTGGCCGTACGGGCCAGCAGACCGGTCGAGGAAAGCAGCACCCGGCACGGGTCGTCCGCGACCTCCAGCGGAACCGCCGCGATCTGCGAACCGGCCGACTCCAGCAGCACCGTACGCCGGTCGGTGCCGAACTTCTTGGCGACCGCGGCCAGTTCCGTGGAGACGAGCTTGCGCAGCTCGGGGTCCGATTCGAGGATCGCGGTCAGCTCTTCGATCTCGGCGTTGAGCCGGTCCCGCTCGCTCTCCAGCTCGACCCGGTCGAACCGGGTGAGCCGGCGCAGCGGGGTGTCCAGGATGTACTGCGTCTGGACCTCGCTCAACGAGAAGCGCTCGATGAGCCGGTCCTTGGCCTGCGCCGAATTGTCACTGGACCGGATGAGCCGGATGACCTCGTCGATGTCGATCAGCGCGACGAGGAGGCCCTCGACCAGGTGAAGCCGGTTGCGGCGCTTGGTCCGGCGGAACTCGCTGCGCCGGCGCACCACGTCGAAGCGGTGGTCGAGGTAGACCTCCAGGAGCTCCTTGAGGCCCAGGGTGAGCGGCTGTCCGTCGACCAGCGCCACGTTGTTGATGCCGAAGGACTCCTCCATCGGCGTCAGCTTGTAGAGCTGCTCCAGCACGGCCTCCGGCACGAAGCCGTTCTTCACCTCGATGACCAGGCGCAGTCCGTGCGCGCGGTCGGTGAGGTCCTTGACGTCCGCGATGCCCTGGAGCTTCTTCGCCGAGACCAGGTCCTTGATCTTGGCGATCACCTTCTCAGGACCGACGCTGAAGGGCAGTTCGGTGACGACCAGACCCTTGCGACGTGCCGTGACGCTCTCCACGGCGACGGTGGCCCGGATCTTGAACGAGCCGCGCCCCTTCGCGTACGCGTCCTTGATGCCTCCGAGGCCCACGATCCGGCCACCGGTCGGCAGGTCGGGACCGGGGACGAACCGCATCAGGGTGTCCAGGTCCGCGCCCGGATGCTTGATCAGGTGGCGGGCGGCGGCGATGACCTCGCCCAGGTTGTGCGGCGGCATATTGGTCGCCATGCCGACCGCGATCCCGGTCGTGCCGTTGACCAGGAGGTTGGGATAGGCGGCCGGCAGGACGACCGGCTCCTGCTCCTGGCCGTCGTAGTTCGACTGGAAAGCGACGGTGTCCTCGTCGATCGACTCCGTCATCAACGACGTCGCGTCGGCCATCCGGCACTCGGTGTACCGCATCGCGGCCGGCGGGTCGTCGTTGCCGAGCGAGCCGAAGTTTCCGTGTCCGTCGACAAGGGGGAGCCGCATGGAGAACGGCTGTGCCATCCGCACCAGCGCGTCGTAGATCGACGCGTCACCGTGCGGGTGCAACTTACCCATGACCTCGCCGACGACGCGGGCGCACTTCACGTAGCCGCGGTCCGGGCGCAGGCCCATCTCGTTCATCTGGTACACGATGCGGCGGTGCACCGGCTTCAAGCCGTCACGGGCGTCCGGCAGGGCCCGTGAGTAGATCACCGAATACGCGTACTCGAGGAAGGAGCCCTGCATTTCGTCGACGACGTCGATGTCGAGGATCTTCTCCTCGAAGTCGTCCGGCGGCGGGGTCTTCGTGCTGCGGCGGGCCATCGCGGCTGCGACTCCTTCACGGATTCTGTTCGGGCAACCTCAGGTTCTGACGCGGACCATTGTGGACCGCCGCACCGACAACTCCGACCTCGACCCGTCCCAAAGGCGGTTCTCGACCCGTTCCGAGGGGGGTTCCGCACCCGCTCCGAGGGGGTTCTCGGCCCGTCCCGATGGGGCCGGGACCCTCTTTGCCGCCGACTTCCGCAGAACTTCCGCATGACTTGCGCATGACGTGCGCGGCACGGGAACTTCGCCAGGTGTCGGTGCGCTTGCTTACAGTGGCAGGTCTCGCATCACATCCAGTATCGCGATCGAAGGGACGTACATGCCCATGGGTCACACGGCCACAGCCCAGGCCGGCTCCGGCGGCTTGACAGCGACCGAGCACCGTCTGGCCAACGGCCTGCGCGTGGTGCTCTCCGAGGACCATCTGACCCCGGTCGCCGCGGTGTGCCTCTGGTACGACGTCGGCTCGCGCCACGAGGTCAAGGGACGCACCGGCCTGGCTCACCTTTTCGAGCACCTGATGTTCCAGGGCTCCGGCCAGGTCAAGGGGAACGGCCACTTCGAGCTGGTGCAGGGCGCCGGCGGCTCGCTCAACGGCACCACCAGTTTCGAGCGGACCAACTACTTCGAGACGATGCCCACGCACCAGCTGGAGCTCGCCCTGTGGCTCGAGGCCGACCGGATGGGCTCGCTGCTCGCCGCGCTCGACGAGGAGTCCATGGAGAACCAGCGGGACGTCGTCAAGAACGAGCGCCGGCAGCGGTACGACAACGTCCCGTACGGCACCGCGTTCGAGCGGCTGACCGCCCTCGCGTACCCGGAGGGCCACCCGTACCACCACACCCCGATCGGGTCCATGGCGGACCTGGACGCGGCGACCCTCGATGACGCGCGGTCCTTCTTCCGTACGAACTACGCGCCCAACAACGCGGTGCTCTCGGTCGTCGGTGACATCGACCCCGAGCAGACGCTCGCCTGGATCGAGAAGTACTTCGGCACCATCCCGTCGCACGACGGCAAGCAGCCGCCGAGGGACGGCTCGCTGCCCGAGGTGATCGGCGGTGAGCTGCGCGAGGAGGTCCACGAGGAGGTCCCGGCGCGTGCGCTGATGGCCGCCTACCGGCTGCCGCACGACGGCACCCGGGAGTGCGACGCCGCGGATCTCGCGCTGACCGTGCTGGGCGGCGGCGAGTCGTCCCGGCTGCACAACCGGCTGGTCCGTCGTGACCGGACGGCCGTCGCGGCCGGATTCGGGCTGCTGCGGCTGGCCGGCGCGCCCTCGCTCGGCTGGCTGGACGTCAAGACGTCCGGCGGCGTCGAGGTGGCGCAGATCGAGGCCGCGGTCGACGAGGAGCTCGCCCGGTTCGCCGAGGAGGGCCCCTCGCCGGAGGAGATGGAGCGCGCCCAGGCCCAGTTGGAGCGCGAGTGGCTGGACCGGCTCGGTACGGTCGCGGGCCGCGCCGACGAACTGTGCCGGTTCGCCGTGCTGTTCGGTGACCCGCAGCTCGCCCTGAGCGCGGTGCACCGGGTGCTCGACGTCACCGCGGAGGAGGTCCGGGCGGCCGCCAGGGCCCAGCTGCGGCCCGACAACCGGGCGGTGCTGGTCTACGAGCCGGTCGAGTCCGCGGAGCCCGCAGACGAGGCGGAGACCGACGCCGCCGACGACACCGACGCGCACGAAGGGGCGGACAAGTGAGCGACGCTGCCGTGACTGGAGTTTCGATGGAGTACCACCCGCAGCCCGCCCCCGGCACGGCCAGGCCCTGGGCCTTCCCCGCGCCCGAGCGCGGTGCCCTGCCCAACGGCCTCACGGTGCTGCGCTGCCACCGTCCCGGCCAGCAGGTCGTCGCCGTAGAGGTCTTCCTCGAAGCCCCGCTCGACGCCGAACCCGAGGGTCTGGACGGGGTGGCCACGATCATGTCGCGCGCCCTTTCGGAGGGCACCGACAAGCACAGCGCGGAGGAGTTCGCCGCCGAGCTGGAGCGGTGCGGCGCCACCCTGGACGCCCACGCCGACCACCCCGGTGTCCGGGTCTCCCTGGAGGTGCCCGCCTCCCGGCTGGCCAAGGCGCTCGGCCTGGTCGCGGAGGCCCTGCGGGCCCCGGCCTTCGCCGACAGTGAGATCGAGCGGCTGGTGAACAACCGGCTCGACGAGATCCCGCACGAGCAGGCGAACCCGGCCCGGCGCGCGGCCAAGCAGCTCTCCAAGGAGCTCTTCCCGGCCACGGCCCGTATGTCGCGCCCGCGCCAGGGCACCGAGAAGACCGTCGAGCGGATCGACTCCGCGGCCGTGCGCGCCTTCTACGACGCCCACGTCCGCCCGTCCACCGCGACCGCCGTGGTCGTCGGTGACCTCACCGGCATCGACCTGGACGCCCTGCTCTCCGACACCCTGGGCGACTGGTCGGGCAACACCGCCGCGTCCCGTCCGGTCCCGCCGATCACCGCCGACGACACCGGCCGCGTGGTCATCGTGGACCGCCCCGGAGCGGTGCAGACCCAGCTGCTGATCGGCCGGATCGGCGCCGACCGGCACGACAGCGTCTGGCCGGCCCAGGTACTCGGCACGTACTGCCTGGGCGGCACGCTGACCTCCCGGCTCGACCGGGTGCTGCGTGAGGAGAAGGGCTACACCTACGGCGTACGCGCCTTCGCCCAGGTGCTGCGCTCCTCGGCCCCGGACTCCGCCTCGGGGGCGACCGGCGCCGCGATGCTCGCCATCAGCGGATCGGTTGACACCGAGTCCACCGGCCCGGCGCTGGAAGACCTGTGGAAGGTGCTGCGGACCCTGGCCGCGGAGGGCCTGACGGACGCCGAGCGCGAGACGGCCGTGCAGAACCTCGTGGGCGTGGCACCGCTGAAGTTCGAGACGGCCGCCTCCGTCGCGGGCACCCTCGCGGACCAGGTCGAGCAGCACCTCGCGGACGACTACCAGGCGCAGCTGTACGCGCGCCTCGCCGAGACCGGCACGGTGGAGGCGACGGCGGCCGTGGTCAACGCCTTCCCGGAGGACCGGCTGGTCACGGTCCTCGTCGGGGACGCCGCACAGATCAAGGAGCCCGTCACGGCTCTCGGCATCGGAGAGGTCTCGGTCGTCACCGGCTGACCTGCCACCGCCCCCGACAGCGGGGCGGGAGCGAGGCCCTGGCGGGTCGTCTGCCGCCAGGGCCTCCCTTTTTGTCCGCTTTGGTGGAGAGGTTGCCTGTCTGCCCTGTGGGATGCGCTACAAAACCGCCTGTCCGTTTGGTGCGGGGAAGTGCCCCCGCTTAGCGTCGGCCCGGCTGTCCGTCACTCGTATGCCGCATCCGCGACGTACCGGGCAGCCATCGCCGAGTCCCCGTCAGGCGCGAGCCCGGGGAGCCGGGGACCCACGCAGTCCCTGGGGTGAATCGGATGCCCATGCCTCGACGAGGTTCGGGACTCCGTAGGAGACCTTCCTGCTCCGAACCCGTCAGCTAACCCGGTAGGCGAGAAGGAAGGAAAGGACCAGCCACTTCATGGCGTTCACCCGTGCCACGGGGAAGCACCGTGCCCCGAGCCGTCTGACGCGCCGAGGCGCGAAGGCCGTCGGCATCGCGACCCTGGCGACCACCGGCGTCATCGGCTCGCTGGCCTCCCCGGCGCTCGCCGCGGACACCGAGGCCCCCGCCGCCGATACCGGTCTCTCCCAGATCATCACCATCGAGGGCGACCTGGCCGACCGGATCGACGCCCAGGCGGACGCACAGCGGCACCAGGCCGACGCCGTCGCCAAGGCGAAGGCCAAGGCCGAAGCCGACGCGAAGAAGAAGGCCGAGGCGAAGGCCAAGAAGGCCAAGGCCGCCGCCAAGGCCAAGGAGGCCCGCGAGAGCGAGGCGCGCGCCGCCCGCTCCGCCGAGCGCGCCCGGCTCGGCACCTTCCAGCTGCCCGTCGCGGGTTCCTACGTGAGCACCGGCTACAAGTCCAGCGGCTCCCTGTGGTCCTCCGGCAGCCACTCCGGCATCGACTTCCACGCGGCGTCCGGCAGTTCCGTCGTCGCCGTCGGCGCCGGTACGGTCGTCGAGGCCGGCTGGGGCGGCGCGTACGGCAACAACATCGTGCTCCGGATGACGGACGGCACGTACACCCAGTACGGCCACCTCTCCTCGATCGGCGTCTCCGTCGGCCAGAGCGTCGGCCAGGGGCAGCGGATCGGCCTCTCCGGCGCCACCGGCAACGCCACCGGACCGCACCTCCACTTCGAGGCCCGCACCACCCCGTCGTACGGCTCCGACATGGACCCGGTCGCGTATCTGCGCGCGCACGGCGTCACCGTCTGACCGACGCGAAGCACCTCACCGAAGGCCCCGGCGATGCGCCGGGGCCTTCAGTCGTACCCGGCCGCCGGGCCGTGGTGCGGCCCCCCTTCCCGAACCCGTCCGCGACCAAAAGATATTCATGAATTTACGCCCGGCATCGGAAATGCGTCCGCATTGCAATAGAGTCACAGGACAGGCGTCGATCGGCCGCGTTTCGCGGGGATTAAGGCGGAGGTTCGGACATGCGCATTCCGGCGCATTCGGTATGCACGGCAATCCGTGACGACATCGTCTCCGGTGTCTTCGAACGCGGCAGCCGACTCACCGAGGAGGTGCTCGCACGCCGTTACGGGGTTTCCCGCGTCCCGGTGCGTGAAGCGCTGCGCACCCTGGAGTCCGAGGGTTTCGTGGTCACCCGCAGGCATGCCGGGGCCTGCGTCGCCGAGCCCGACGAGCAGGAGGCGGCCGACCTGCTCGAGGTCCGGATGCTGCTGGAGCCGCTCGGTGCGGCCCGTGCCGCCCAGCGCCGCACCGACGCCCATCTCAAGGTGTTGCGCGGCCTGGTCAGGCTGGGCCAGGAGCGGGCCCGCCGGGGCGAGGGCGAGGATCTGCGCTCACTGGGCGGCTGGTTCCACGAGACCCTCGCCCAGGCCTCCGGCAGCCCCGGCCTGATCGCACTGCTCACCCAGCTCCGGCACAAGATCGCCTGGATGTACGCGGTCGACCCGCCGGCCCGTCCCGCCGATTCCTGGGCCGAGTACGGGGCCATCGTGGACGCCGTGGCACGCGGTGACGCGGAACGGGCGAGGGTGCTCGCCGCCCAGCACGCCGAGCGGGCCACCGGCGCGCACCGGCTGCGCCGCCCCGGCCGCCCTGCTGCGCCGGCCGTACCCCGGGCCGCCCGGGTGAGGACTTCGCAACATGCCGTAAACACCCAGGGCGGCCGTCATTAACAATTACGCCGTATACAAGAAGCAGCTATTCGTCGAGGCATTCCAGGGCCGGCCCATTTTGTTGTTCTGCTCGCCGTCCTGAATCATTTCCGCGGCCGGACCATATGGGTCGGGCGGCATTCTCGTGCGAACGCAAAAGCCGCGGCTCCCGGTCGGGGGTGCCGCGGCTCCTGCGCAGGAATTCCAGGCGGTCGTGACCGCTGGATCAGACGGTCTCCGGGAGCTCGTCGAGCCCCTCGGCGACCAGCTTGGACAGACGGTCCAGAGCGGCCTCTGCGTTGTCGGCCTCGGACGCGAGGATGATCTCCTCGCCGCCCTGGGCGCCGAGCCCGAGCACCGCGAGCATGGACGCGGCGTTCACCGGGTTGCCGTCGGCCTTGGCGATGGTCACGGGGACGCCGGAGGCCGTGGCGGCACGGACGAAGATGGATGCGGGGCGGGCGTGCAGGCCCTCGGCCCAACCGACGTTGACGCGGCGCTCAGCCATGGTTCTGCCCTTCACGAATCAATGGTTGTCTAGACCAGTCTCTCATGCAGTGCGCGATGCTCCGGCCGACCCGCGGCCCGTCCGCGGACCGCTTCCGCCGTCGGCCGGCCACCCCAAGACTGCCCCGGCCCCGACCCCCACGCGACCGCTGGCAGAGCCGTAGGCTTTGCCCATGGAGCCCTCTGTGGAGCAGAGTCCGCATCACGCCTACCCCGGCCACTGGGAGGCGGACGTGGTGCTCCGCGACGGCGGCACCGCCCGGATCAGGCCGATCACCACGGACGATGCCGAACGGCTGGTCAGCTTCTACGAGCAGGTCTCCGACGAGTCGAAGTACTACCGCTTCTTCGCTCCCTACCCCCGGCTCTCCGCCAAGGACGTCCACCGCTTCACCCATCACGACTACGTCGACCGGGTGGGACTCGCCGTCACGGTGGGCGGCGAGTTCATCGCCACCGTCCGCTATGACCGCATCGACGCCACGGGCAGGCCCGCCTCCGCCCCGGCGGACGAGGCCGAGGTCGCCTTCCTCGTCCAGGACGCGCACCAGGGCCGCGGCGTCGCCTCCACGCTGCTCGAACACATCGCGGCCGTCGCCCGCGAGCGCGGCATCCGGCGCTTCGCCGCCGAGGTGCTCCCCGCCAACAACAAGATGATCAAGGTGTTCCGGGACGCCGGATACACCCAGCAGCGCAGCTTCGAGGACGGCTCCGTCCACCTCACCCTGGACCTCGAACCGACCGCCGAGTCGCTCGCCGTCCAGCGCGCCCGCGAGCAGCGGGCAGAGGCGCGGTCCGTGCAGCGGCTGCTCGCACCCGGCTCCGTCGCCGTCATCGGCACGGGGCGCAACCCGGGCGGGGTCGGCCGCACCGTCCTGCGCAACCTCCTGGGCGCGGGCTTCACCGGCCGCACCTACGCGGTGAACAGCGCCCTGGACGCGGACCAGGACACCATCGACGGGGTGCCCGCCCACCGCTCCCTCGGCGAGATCGGTGAACCGGTCGACCTCGCCGTCGTCGCCGTCCCCGCCGAGCGGGTGCCCGAGGCCGTCGCCGACTGCGGGGAGCACGGCGTCCAGGGCCTCGTCGTCCTCTCCGCCGGATACGCCGAGTGGGGCGCCGAGGGCCGCGAGCGGCAGCGCGAACTGGTGCGCCAGGCCCGCTCGTACGGCATGCGCATCATCGGCCCGAACGCCTTCGGCATCATCAACAACTCCGAGGCGGTCCGGCTGAACGCCTCACTCGCCCCGGAGCGGCCCGCCTCCGGGCGCATCGGCCTGTTCACCCAGTCCGGCGCGATCGGCATCGCCCTGCTCTCCGGGCTCTACCGGCGCGGCGCGGGGCTCTCCACCTTTATCTCGGCCGGAAACCGCGCCGACATCTCCGGCAACGACTTCCTCCAGTACTGGTACGAGGACCCGGACACCGACGTCGCCCTGCTGTACCTCGAATCGCTCGGCAACCCCCGTAAGTTCACCCGCCTCGCCCGGCGTACCGCAGCCGTGAAGCCGGTGGTCGTGGTCAAGGGCGCCCGGCACAGCGGCTCCACCCCGCCGGGCCACGCCGTGCCCATCAGCCGGATCCCGGACGCCACCGTCTCCGCGCTGATGCGGCAGGCGGGCGTGATCCGCGTCGACACGGTGACCGAGATGGTCGACGCGGGCCTGCTCCTCGCGGACCAGCCGCTCCCGGCGGGCGGCCGCGTCGCGATCCTCGGCAACTCCGAGTCCCTCGGGCTGCTCACGTACGACGCCTGCCTGGCCGAGGGGCTGCGCCCGCGTCCGCCGCGCGACCTCACCACCGCCGCAACCCCGCAGGACTTCCGGGACGCGCTGGCCGAGGCGCTGGCCGACGAGGGCTGCGACGCGGTGATCGTGACGGCGATCCCCTGGGTGGGCGAGGACGGAGAGGCGGAGCAGGGTGACGGCGAGGTGCTGGCCACCGCCCTGCACACGGCGGCCGCCGCGGGTCCGGCCAAGCCGGTGGCCGTCGTCCACGTGGAGATCGGCGGCCTCGCGGAGGCCCTGGCGGCGGCCACCAGCACGGTGGCCCAGCAGCGCCCGGCCCAGGCGCAGCCGTCCGGCCCGGCGCCGGGCCGCACCCCGGCCACGCCCGCCACAACGGCGCCTCCCGCCCCAACGACGCCTCCTGCCCCAACGACGCCTCCGGTGACGCCCGCGCCCCCCGGCGACACGGACGCCGCGCCCGAGGCGGCCGAATCCGGAGGGGCCCGCGCCGTCGGCCGGATCCCCGCCTACCCGGCCGCGGAGCGCGCCGTCCGGGCGCTCTCCGAAGCAGTGAAGTACGCCCAGTGGCGGCGCCAGGCGGCGGTTCCCGGCAAGGTGCCCGAGTTCCTCGACGACACCATCGACGAGCCGGGCGCGGCAGCCCGTATCGACGCGGCTCTCGGCAAGGACCCCGATCCGCGCGGCAGGCCCCTGTCGCCCGACGAGGCCCGCGAGCTGCTGGCCTGCTACGGCATCGCCGTCCGGCCGACGCTGCCGGCCCCCGACGCGGAGGCGGCCGTCGCCGCCGCCGGGCGGCTCGGCTACCCGGTCGCGCTGAAGACCACCGCACCCCATCTGCGCCACCGCGCCGACCTCGGCGGTGTCCGGCTGGACCTCGCCACCGAGTCCGCCGTGCGCCGTGCCTACGGCGAGCTGACAGAGCTGCTGGGCAAGCCCGCCGAGCTGAGGCCCGTGGTGCAGGCCATGGCGCCGCGCGGTGTCGACACCGTCGTACGGGCGACGATCGACCCGGCCGCGGGCGCCGTCCTCTCCTTCGGCCTGGCGGGCGCGCCGTCCGAGCTGCTCGGTGACACCGCCCACCGGCTGGTTCCGGCCACCGACCGGGACGCCGCCGAGCTGATCCGCTCGATCCGGGCCGCCCCGGTCCTCTTCGGCTGGCGCGGCTCGGCGCCCGTGGACACCGCGGCGCTGGAAGAACTCCTGCTCAGGGTCTCGCTGCTGGTCGACGACCACCCCGAGGTGGTCGCCGTGGCCCTGGAACCCGTGGTGGTCGCCACCCAGGGGCTGACGGTCCTCGGAGCGAGCGTCCGGCTGTCACCGCCCCCGGCCCGTACCGACCTCGGCCCCCGCCGGCTCTCCAACTACTGACCCGCGGGGCCCGCACCGCCCCCGGACTCCGTCCGGCACGGGGCGGGCAGGACGTCCCCGGCAGCCATCAGCCCCCCGTAGGATGGTCCGTATGGCTAAGACCGGTACGACGACCCAGGGGCTGCGCGCGGCGATCGAGCGCAGTGGCTACTACCCGGCCCTCGTGGCCGAGGCGGTGGAGGCCGCCGTGGGCGGTGAGCCGGTCGCTTCGTACCTGGTGCACCAGGAGACCACCTTCGACTCCAACGAGGTGCGCCGGCACGTCACCGTCCTGGTGCTGACGGATAACCGTTTCGTCGTCAGCCACACCGACGAGCAGAACGCCGACACCAGCTCCCCGACGCCCTACGCCACCACCTCCACCGAGTCGGTCAAGCTCGACCGGATCTCCTCCGTCGTGGTGAGCCGCGTGGTGGCCAACCCGGAGAAGTACGTGCCCGGCACGCTGCCCCGCGAGGTCGTCCTGACCATCGGCTGGGGCGCGGTCTCCCGGATCGACCTGGAGCCCGCCGCCTGCGGTGACCCCAACTGCGAGGCGGACCACGGCTACACCGGCAGCTCCACCGCCGACGACCTGAGCCTGCGGGTCAGCGAGGCCGGCGACGGCCCCGACACCGTGCGCCAGACCCTCGCCTTCGCCCAGGCGCTCTCCGAGGCCACGGCCGCGACCGCCGCGGCCGACCGCTGATGGCCCAGCCGGCCTGGCAGGACCCGGTACCACTGGGCATCGACACCGCCCCCGTGCCCGAGTACGGCAGCGGTTCGCTGGCCGATCTGCTGCCCACGCTCGTCGCGGGTCAGGGGGTGGCGGGTTTCACGCCCGCGATCGCGGAGCTCACGCCCGCCGACCGCAACTGCGTCTTCCTGATCGACGGACTCGGCTGGGAGCAGATCCGGTCCCATCCCGACGAGGCGCCCTTCCTGCACTCGCTGCTGCCCACCTCGCGCGGCGGCACGGGCCGCCCGATCACGGCCGGCTTCCCGGCGACCACCGCGACCTCGCTGGCCTCGGTCGGTACCGGCCTGCCCCCGGGCGAGCACGGCCTCACCGGGTACACCGTGCGCAATCCGGCGACCGGCGCGCTGATGAACCAACTGCGCTGGCGGCCCTGGTCGGAGCCGAAGGTCTGGCAGCCGCACCCCACCGTCTTCACCCTCGCCGACGCGGCCGGAGTGCGCACCGCCCAGGTCTCCGCGCCCGCCTTCGAACAGACCCCGCTCACCAAGGTCGCGCTCAGCGGCGGCTCGTTCCTCGGGCGGCTGACCGGCGAGGACCGGATGGACGTCGCGGCCGAGCGGCTGGCCGCCGGTGACCGTTCGCTCGTCTACACCTACTACAGCGAGGTCGACGGCATGGGGCACCGCTTCGGCGTCGACTCCGACGCCTGGCGCGGCCAGCTGATGCACGTCGACGGACTGGCCAGGCGGCTGGCGGAGCAGCTCCCGCCGCGCTCGGCGCTGTACATCACCGCCGACCACGGCATGATCGACATCCCGTTCGACGAGCAGTCCCGGATCGACTTCGACGAGGACTGGGAACTGCGCGCGGGCGTCGCGCTGCTCGGTGGCGAGGGCCGCGCCCGCCATGTGTACGCCGTCCCGGGCGCGGAGGCCGATGTGCTGGCCGTCTGGCGCGAGGTGCTCGGCGAGCAGTTCTGGGTGGCGAGCCGGGATGAGGCCATCGCGGCGGGCTGGTTCGGCCCCCGCGTCGACGAACGCGTCCTCGGCCGGATCGGTGACGTGGTCGCGGCGGCCCACGACGACGTGGTGATCACCGCCACCGACAACGAGCCCCACGAGTCCGCGATGGTGGGCATGCACGGCTCGATGACCCCCGTCGAGCAGCTCGTCCCGCTCCTCGAAGTACGCTCCTAGCCCAGGTCCCCGTACCCCTCCTGCCCGTCCCGAAAGGTGCTCGACCTCTCATGCCCGAGCTGGTTTTCTTCTCCGGAACCATGGACTGCGGGAAGAGCACACTCGCACTCCAGATCGGGCACAACCGTTCGGCGCGGGGCCTCCAGGGCGTGATCTTCACCCGGGACGACCGGGCGGGGGAGGGCAAACTCTCCTCCCGGCTGG includes these proteins:
- a CDS encoding DNA topoisomerase (ATP-hydrolyzing) subunit A; amino-acid sequence: MARRSTKTPPPDDFEEKILDIDVVDEMQGSFLEYAYSVIYSRALPDARDGLKPVHRRIVYQMNEMGLRPDRGYVKCARVVGEVMGKLHPHGDASIYDALVRMAQPFSMRLPLVDGHGNFGSLGNDDPPAAMRYTECRMADATSLMTESIDEDTVAFQSNYDGQEQEPVVLPAAYPNLLVNGTTGIAVGMATNMPPHNLGEVIAAARHLIKHPGADLDTLMRFVPGPDLPTGGRIVGLGGIKDAYAKGRGSFKIRATVAVESVTARRKGLVVTELPFSVGPEKVIAKIKDLVSAKKLQGIADVKDLTDRAHGLRLVIEVKNGFVPEAVLEQLYKLTPMEESFGINNVALVDGQPLTLGLKELLEVYLDHRFDVVRRRSEFRRTKRRNRLHLVEGLLVALIDIDEVIRLIRSSDNSAQAKDRLIERFSLSEVQTQYILDTPLRRLTRFDRVELESERDRLNAEIEELTAILESDPELRKLVSTELAAVAKKFGTDRRTVLLESAGSQIAAVPLEVADDPCRVLLSSTGLLARTANGDPIVFGEDAKRAKHDVIVSSVPATARGDIGVVTSTGRLMRLAVIDLPQLPDTHAAPNLSGGAMVAEFLTLEADEEVVCLTTLDESSPGLAIGTLQGVVKRVVPDYPANKEELEVISLKDGDRIVGAVELRTGEEDLVFITSDAQLLRYPAAQVRPQGRPAGGMAGVKLTEGAEVLSFAAVDPASDAVVFTVAGSHGTLDDSVLTCKLTPFDQYPRKGRATGGVRCQRFLKGEDVLTFAWAGPTPARAAQKNGTPATLPEPDPRRDGSGTPLESPVAVIAGPV
- a CDS encoding GntR family transcriptional regulator, whose product is MRIPAHSVCTAIRDDIVSGVFERGSRLTEEVLARRYGVSRVPVREALRTLESEGFVVTRRHAGACVAEPDEQEAADLLEVRMLLEPLGAARAAQRRTDAHLKVLRGLVRLGQERARRGEGEDLRSLGGWFHETLAQASGSPGLIALLTQLRHKIAWMYAVDPPARPADSWAEYGAIVDAVARGDAERARVLAAQHAERATGAHRLRRPGRPAAPAVPRAARVRTSQHAVNTQGGRH
- a CDS encoding M23 family metallopeptidase, which translates into the protein MAFTRATGKHRAPSRLTRRGAKAVGIATLATTGVIGSLASPALAADTEAPAADTGLSQIITIEGDLADRIDAQADAQRHQADAVAKAKAKAEADAKKKAEAKAKKAKAAAKAKEARESEARAARSAERARLGTFQLPVAGSYVSTGYKSSGSLWSSGSHSGIDFHAASGSSVVAVGAGTVVEAGWGGAYGNNIVLRMTDGTYTQYGHLSSIGVSVGQSVGQGQRIGLSGATGNATGPHLHFEARTTPSYGSDMDPVAYLRAHGVTV
- a CDS encoding HPr family phosphocarrier protein, encoding MAERRVNVGWAEGLHARPASIFVRAATASGVPVTIAKADGNPVNAASMLAVLGLGAQGGEEIILASEADNAEAALDRLSKLVAEGLDELPETV
- a CDS encoding pitrilysin family protein, whose product is MEYHPQPAPGTARPWAFPAPERGALPNGLTVLRCHRPGQQVVAVEVFLEAPLDAEPEGLDGVATIMSRALSEGTDKHSAEEFAAELERCGATLDAHADHPGVRVSLEVPASRLAKALGLVAEALRAPAFADSEIERLVNNRLDEIPHEQANPARRAAKQLSKELFPATARMSRPRQGTEKTVERIDSAAVRAFYDAHVRPSTATAVVVGDLTGIDLDALLSDTLGDWSGNTAASRPVPPITADDTGRVVIVDRPGAVQTQLLIGRIGADRHDSVWPAQVLGTYCLGGTLTSRLDRVLREEKGYTYGVRAFAQVLRSSAPDSASGATGAAMLAISGSVDTESTGPALEDLWKVLRTLAAEGLTDAERETAVQNLVGVAPLKFETAASVAGTLADQVEQHLADDYQAQLYARLAETGTVEATAAVVNAFPEDRLVTVLVGDAAQIKEPVTALGIGEVSVVTG
- a CDS encoding pitrilysin family protein, producing the protein MPMGHTATAQAGSGGLTATEHRLANGLRVVLSEDHLTPVAAVCLWYDVGSRHEVKGRTGLAHLFEHLMFQGSGQVKGNGHFELVQGAGGSLNGTTSFERTNYFETMPTHQLELALWLEADRMGSLLAALDEESMENQRDVVKNERRQRYDNVPYGTAFERLTALAYPEGHPYHHTPIGSMADLDAATLDDARSFFRTNYAPNNAVLSVVGDIDPEQTLAWIEKYFGTIPSHDGKQPPRDGSLPEVIGGELREEVHEEVPARALMAAYRLPHDGTRECDAADLALTVLGGGESSRLHNRLVRRDRTAVAAGFGLLRLAGAPSLGWLDVKTSGGVEVAQIEAAVDEELARFAEEGPSPEEMERAQAQLEREWLDRLGTVAGRADELCRFAVLFGDPQLALSAVHRVLDVTAEEVRAAARAQLRPDNRAVLVYEPVESAEPADEAETDAADDTDAHEGADK